In Myripristis murdjan chromosome 9, fMyrMur1.1, whole genome shotgun sequence, the following proteins share a genomic window:
- the LOC115365393 gene encoding rRNA 2'-O-methyltransferase fibrillarin-like isoform X3, with translation MKPGFSPRGDRGGRGGGGGFRGGRGGGGGRGGFGDRGGRGGFRGGRGGGFKSPEGGFRGRGGGRGTPRGRGGRGGRGGFGGGKKVLVEPHRHEGVFICRGKEDALVTKNMVVGESVYGEKRISVEEGEMKTEYRAWNPFRSKLAAAILGGVDQIHIKPGVKVMYLGAASGTTVSHVSDIVGPEGLVYAVEFSHRSGRDLLNVAKKRTNIIPIIEDARHPHKYRMLVGMVDVIFADVAQPDQTRIVALNAHNFLKNGGHFVISIKANCIDSTAAPEAVFASEVKKMSAENMKPQEQLTLEPYERDHAVVVGVYRPPPKNKK, from the exons GATTCAGTCCTCGtggggacagaggaggaagaggagggggtggagggtttcgtggggggagaggaggaggaggaggaagaggaggctttGGTGAccggggaggaagaggaggattcagaggaggaagag GCGGAGGGTTCAAGTCCCCTGAAGGTGGATTCAGAGGGCGAGGGGGAGGCAGGGGCACCCCAAGGGGCAGAGGAGGCCGGGGGGGCAGAGGAGGCTTTGGAGGAGGGAAGAAGGTGTTAGTGGAGCCACACAGACATGAAG GGGTGTTTATctgcagagggaaggaggatGCCTTggtgacaaaaaacatggtggTGGGAGAGTCTGTTTATGGAGAGAAGAGGATCAGTGTAGAG gAAGGAGAGATGAAGACTGAATACCGGGCCTGGAATCCCTTTCGGTCTAAGCTGGCAGCGGCCATTTTAGGGGGTGTAGACCAGATCCATATTAAACCGGGGGTGAAGGTCATGTACCTTGGAGCCGCCTCTGGGACCACAGTCTCACATGTTTCTGACATTGTTGGACCG GAAGGGCTGGTCTATGCTGTAGAGTTTTCCCATCGATCAGGTCGTGACCTTCTCAATGTGGCAAAAAAACGAACCAACATCATTCCCATCATTGAAGATGCCCGTCACCCACACAAATACCGCATGTTGGTTG GCATGGTGGATGTCATCTTTGCTGATGTTGCCCAGCCAGACCAGACAAGAATTGTTGCTTTGAATGCTCACAACTTCCTGAAGAACGGGGGACACTTTGTCATCTCTATCAAG GCCAACTGTATAGactccacagcagctccagaAGCAGTGTTTGCCTCAGAAGTGAAGAAGATgagtgctgaaaacatgaaaccacAGGAACAGCTCACACTGGAGCCCTATGAGAGAGACCATGCTGTAGTGGTGGGCGTCTACAG ACCACCTcctaaaaacaagaaatga
- the LOC115365393 gene encoding rRNA 2'-O-methyltransferase fibrillarin-like isoform X2 — translation MKPGFSPRGDRGGRGGGGGFRGGRGGGGGRGGFGDRGGRGGFRGGRGGGFKSPEGGFRGRGGGRGTPRGRGGRGGRGGFGGGKKVLVEPHRHEGVFICRGKEDALVTKNMVVGESVYGEKRISVEEGEMKTEYRAWNPFRSKLAAAILGGVDQIHIKPGVKVMYLGAASGTTVSHVSDIVGPEGLVYAVEFSHRSGRDLLNVAKKRTNIIPIIEDARHPHKYRMLVGMVDVIFADVAQPDQTRIVALNAHNFLKNGGHFVISIKANCIDSTAAPEAVFASEVKKMSAENMKPQEQLTLEPYERDHAVVVGVYRCLCTALPQTTS, via the exons GATTCAGTCCTCGtggggacagaggaggaagaggagggggtggagggtttcgtggggggagaggaggaggaggaggaagaggaggctttGGTGAccggggaggaagaggaggattcagaggaggaagag GCGGAGGGTTCAAGTCCCCTGAAGGTGGATTCAGAGGGCGAGGGGGAGGCAGGGGCACCCCAAGGGGCAGAGGAGGCCGGGGGGGCAGAGGAGGCTTTGGAGGAGGGAAGAAGGTGTTAGTGGAGCCACACAGACATGAAG GGGTGTTTATctgcagagggaaggaggatGCCTTggtgacaaaaaacatggtggTGGGAGAGTCTGTTTATGGAGAGAAGAGGATCAGTGTAGAG gAAGGAGAGATGAAGACTGAATACCGGGCCTGGAATCCCTTTCGGTCTAAGCTGGCAGCGGCCATTTTAGGGGGTGTAGACCAGATCCATATTAAACCGGGGGTGAAGGTCATGTACCTTGGAGCCGCCTCTGGGACCACAGTCTCACATGTTTCTGACATTGTTGGACCG GAAGGGCTGGTCTATGCTGTAGAGTTTTCCCATCGATCAGGTCGTGACCTTCTCAATGTGGCAAAAAAACGAACCAACATCATTCCCATCATTGAAGATGCCCGTCACCCACACAAATACCGCATGTTGGTTG GCATGGTGGATGTCATCTTTGCTGATGTTGCCCAGCCAGACCAGACAAGAATTGTTGCTTTGAATGCTCACAACTTCCTGAAGAACGGGGGACACTTTGTCATCTCTATCAAG GCCAACTGTATAGactccacagcagctccagaAGCAGTGTTTGCCTCAGAAGTGAAGAAGATgagtgctgaaaacatgaaaccacAGGAACAGCTCACACTGGAGCCCTATGAGAGAGACCATGCTGTAGTGGTGGGCGTCTACAG ATGTCTCTGCACGGCCCTGCCACAGACCACCTcctaa
- the LOC115365393 gene encoding rRNA 2'-O-methyltransferase fibrillarin-like isoform X1: protein MKPGFSPRGDRGGRGGGGGFRGGRGGGGGRGGFGDRGGRGGFRGGRGGGFKSPEGGFRGRGGGRGTPRGRGGRGGRGGFGGGKKVLVEPHRHEGVFICRGKEDALVTKNMVVGESVYGEKRISVEEGEMKTEYRAWNPFRSKLAAAILGGVDQIHIKPGVKVMYLGAASGTTVSHVSDIVGPEGLVYAVEFSHRSGRDLLNVAKKRTNIIPIIEDARHPHKYRMLVGMVDVIFADVAQPDQTRIVALNAHNFLKNGGHFVISIKANCIDSTAAPEAVFASEVKKMSAENMKPQEQLTLEPYERDHAVVVGVYRPGTCRGGGGGCWSTCPFAS from the exons GATTCAGTCCTCGtggggacagaggaggaagaggagggggtggagggtttcgtggggggagaggaggaggaggaggaagaggaggctttGGTGAccggggaggaagaggaggattcagaggaggaagag GCGGAGGGTTCAAGTCCCCTGAAGGTGGATTCAGAGGGCGAGGGGGAGGCAGGGGCACCCCAAGGGGCAGAGGAGGCCGGGGGGGCAGAGGAGGCTTTGGAGGAGGGAAGAAGGTGTTAGTGGAGCCACACAGACATGAAG GGGTGTTTATctgcagagggaaggaggatGCCTTggtgacaaaaaacatggtggTGGGAGAGTCTGTTTATGGAGAGAAGAGGATCAGTGTAGAG gAAGGAGAGATGAAGACTGAATACCGGGCCTGGAATCCCTTTCGGTCTAAGCTGGCAGCGGCCATTTTAGGGGGTGTAGACCAGATCCATATTAAACCGGGGGTGAAGGTCATGTACCTTGGAGCCGCCTCTGGGACCACAGTCTCACATGTTTCTGACATTGTTGGACCG GAAGGGCTGGTCTATGCTGTAGAGTTTTCCCATCGATCAGGTCGTGACCTTCTCAATGTGGCAAAAAAACGAACCAACATCATTCCCATCATTGAAGATGCCCGTCACCCACACAAATACCGCATGTTGGTTG GCATGGTGGATGTCATCTTTGCTGATGTTGCCCAGCCAGACCAGACAAGAATTGTTGCTTTGAATGCTCACAACTTCCTGAAGAACGGGGGACACTTTGTCATCTCTATCAAG GCCAACTGTATAGactccacagcagctccagaAGCAGTGTTTGCCTCAGAAGTGAAGAAGATgagtgctgaaaacatgaaaccacAGGAACAGCTCACACTGGAGCCCTATGAGAGAGACCATGCTGTAGTGGTGGGCGTCTACAG ACCTGGCACGTGCAGAGGGGGGGGCGGAGGGTGCTGGAGCACCTGCCCCTTTGCCTCTTGA